A stretch of Kryptolebias marmoratus isolate JLee-2015 linkage group LG24, ASM164957v2, whole genome shotgun sequence DNA encodes these proteins:
- the tmem131 gene encoding transmembrane protein 131 isoform X1: protein MSANSLGSYRDGETCSGMASPEKRAPSCRRSRTGARTPCVGFFRMLFIAFIHSTRANKQAFIQSDTILEVLHFGEGSLLQAESDIDFSLYHQQSTSPHRGNCRPIRFEPPMLDFHEQPVGMPKMEKVYLHNPSSEEISLISISATTAHFHASFFQNRIIPPGGNTSFDVVFLARVVGNVENTLFINTSHHGVFTYQVFGVGVPNPYRLRPFIGARVPVNSSFSPLINIHNPFSEPLQVVEMYSSGGDLHLELPTGQQGGTGKLWEIPPFETKGVMRAIFSSRDVDNHTAFIRIKTNAPNEDQYVVIPVEVEVTSAPGIYSSTEMLDFGTLRSQDRPKLLNLHLLNSGPKDVPITSVRTTPSNEAVTVDFKAVTLKAGESRYTKVASISFDASKAKRPYQFSGKITVKAKEKSYSKLEIPYQAEVLEGYLGFDHTATLFHIRDSPVEPVDRPIFLTNAFNFDICIHNVSLPEEAKTMFKVQNFSTPILIPAHESRYIFSLLFRAVRPSIHIDSNILLITNASKFHLPVRAYTGFLEPLILPPSLKENLLDFGVRSATDTSSIVFVVVNSNPIELEIKSWLVVGDSLSMELLKTEKGNTTVALSRLQELQNTSASHHKTVILASGYYAAFRVTLVAKALEGVYDGAIHITTDYEILIIPVKALIAVGTLKSSPQNIVMPPSFPGKIVHQSFNMQSSFTQKVRLQQIRSLTEDIRFYYKRLRNNKDELEPRRKSKVANIYFDASLQCGDHCYVGLPFVLKSESKPHGVMALQEDMWDADVDLHQTLLKRWKELKERSGHKIEAVFEVNTDLQKNVQAKITAHLSWPSLVNSSQRITFPLTNTNSSSDEEVILQNPADVPVYVQVLPLALLPSPSVFSGKLADRLPLGNLSNINIDTKTFEFQVHRNQTSVIKSSSGFVEGSTRPYVFNLLLLPGEVKSLSVRFTPVSNHSVSSLLIVRNNLTVIDTIILHGRGTTESLKVAGKLPGQGSSLRFKMTEALLKDCTEKIKVREPNFTLKRTFRVENTGLLPITISSAEINGQACEGYGFKVLNCQEFALKPNASKDLIILFTPDFTSSRVIRELKLMTRGGSEFVFVLNASLPYHMLAACAETLPRPSWELALYIIVSVVMCSMFLLVIATAYLEAQSIWEPFKRRVSVESNSSLETGRPFNLRDIVQIPNDLKFNDYSEATQASRGLYPSSNGTARAGGRQDKSRTLSDSDSQDKRSRIPFSRPSIQTISSQLPKGSSSSGQDGPAAPCQLISRKPRNIKQPDPQGQSLSGPSLPHIDLCPEDPEYTSLIGAMDNDLDRPESLGAEALQERSSRAIQNKVLENKGKRSKIKSLKKKEEKEKKSSVKTPGEDPKDNMADNDDSSSTTTETSNPDVETNLKEEPVKKKGRTAASGKEKEETLNFPSKPKEKKQEPSKKENPTEKSSSLELPYVTPLENKRRSFTSKALHPIAPKTRPTQKQRTDGKPEDGRPSLLAKLSSSSSVPELGHSSSSEGEKEFASPEWDVPLSNNAVQADSLQQISLQTINADPFLKRSATAGTCSPPPTSPSLLSRGSYSSVLNSNSEINPKKAPGNKLSTGTPLPGKNGNPTFAAVAAGYDKSPGGSGPGKTDSQGKTLVHTTSVESDSLDSSALWSPIDSTSSPNYQSANSFSAFGPNNNFNLMRVFSGMNLSKPSEPQTSWPEFSSVSSSIWNNPSSDSLHSWPSSSGSPTTPTSSLLENTTNPWSAPTPFSSSIWSTSPDLPLHPFSPPTSSAALTNLVNSPAPPSPASAEMSRTFNPWSAWRPTLSRRSSEPWPSSADNDN from the exons CTTTCATCCAGTCAGACACAATTCTGGAGGTTCTACATTTTGGTGAGGGAAGCCTTTTACAG GCAGAGTCTGACATCGATTTTAGTTTATATCATCAACAGAG CACGTCCCCGCACCGTGGGAACTGCCGACCTATACGATTCGAGCCTCCAATGTTGGACTTTCATGAACA GCCTGTTGGAATGCCAAAAATGGAGAAAGTTTATTTACACAATCCTAGCTCAGAAGAAATTAGTTTGATATCAATATCCGCAACAACAGCACATTTTCATGCCTCCTTTTTCCAGAATAGG ATAATCCCACCAGGAGGGAACACGTCGTTCGATGTGGTGTTTCTTGCTCGTGTAGTTGGGAATGtagaaaacactttatttattaatacgTCACATCATGGAGTGTTTACATACCAG GTTTTTGGGGTCGGTGTTCCAAACCCCTACAGGCTGCGGCCCTTTATTGGGGCCCGGGTCCCAGTAAACAGCAGCTTCTCTCCGCTTATAAACATCCACAACCCGTTCAGCGAACCGCTACAG GTTGTTGAGATGTACTCCAGTGGTGGCGATCTGCATCTGGAGCTTCCCACGGGCCAACAAGGAGGCACGGGAAAACTATGG GAGATTCCCCCGTTTGAGACGAAGGGGGTGATGAGAGCCATCTTCTCTTCAAGAGATGTGGACAACCACACAGCTTTCATCAGAATCAAAACCAACGCTCCGAACGAGGACCAGTACGTTGTCATCCCCGTTGAGGTGGAGGTCACATCAG CCCCTGGTATATACTCCTCCACAGAGATGCTTGACTTTGGTACACTTCGATCACAAG ATCGTCCAAAGCTGCTGAATCTTCACCTTTTAAATTCAGGACCAAAAGATGTACCAATCACA AGTGTACGCACAACACCGTCAAACGAAGCCGTCACAGTCGACTTCAAAGCCGTCACGCTCAAAGCGGGAGAAAGCAGATACACGAAAGTTGCGAGCATCAGTTTTGACG cCTCCAAAGCAAAAAGACCGTATCAGTTCTCTGGTAAAATAACAGTTAAAGCAAAAGAGAAGAGCTACTCCAAGCTGGAAATCCCATACCAGGCAGAGGTTTTAGAAGG CTACCTGGGCTTTGACCACACAGCTACGTTGTTCCACATCAGAGACAGCCCTGTGGAGCCGGTGGACAGGCCCATCTTCCTCACAAATGCCTTCAACTTTGATATCTGCATACACAACGTGTCCCTGCCCGAGGAGGCCAAAACTATGTTTAAA GTGCAGAACTTCAGCACGCCCATCCTCATCCCTGCACACGAGTCCCGGTACATCTTCTCGCTCCTCTTCAGGGCCGTCCGGCCATCCATTCACATAGACAGCAACATCCTGCTCATCACAAATGCATCAAAGTTTCACCTGCCCGTTCGGGCTTACACAGGCTTCTTGGAG CCCCTCATCCTGCCCCCCAGTCTGAAGGAAAACCTCCTGGACTTCGGCGTCCGCAGTGCGACAGACACCAGCAGCATCGTATTTGTGGTGGTCAACAGTAACCCCATTGAG CTGGAGATAAAGTCCTGGCTGGTGGTAGGAGACAGCCTTTCCATGGAGCTGCTGAAGACGGAGAAAGGAAACACAACTGTGGCTCTGAGTCGCCTGCAAGAGCTGCAGAACACCTCTGCGTCACATCACAAAACC GTGATACTTGCATCGGGCTACTACGCAGCATTCAGAGTGACGTTAGTGGCCAAAGCCCTGGAGGGCGTGTACGACGGAGCGATACACATTACTACAGACTATGAA ATATTAATCATCCCAGTGAAAGCCCTCATCGCAGTGGGAACGCTAAAGAGCTCCCCCCAAAACATTGTCATGCCTCCTTCATTTCCA GGGAAGATCGTGCACCAGAGTTTCAACATGCAGAGCTCGTTCACCCAGAAGGTGAGGCTGCAGCAGATCCGCTCGCTCACCGAGGACATCCGCTTCTATTACAAGCGGCTCCGCAACAACAAAGACGAGCTGGAGCCCAGGCGGAAATCGAAG gtggcaaatatttattttgacgCCAGCTTGCAGTGTGGTGATCACTGTTATGTGGGCCTGCCATTTGTGCTTAAAT CTGAGTCTAAACCCCATGGGGTGATGGCGTTGCAGGAGGATATGTGGGACGCTGACGTTGACCTCCACCAGACACTCCTCAAACGATGGAAGGAGCTCAAAGAGCGCTCAGGACATAA AATTGAAGCGGTGTTTGAAGTCAACACAGACCTTCAGAAGAATGTGCAGGCTAAAATAACAGCACATTTGAGCTGGCCTTCACTTGTCAACTCTTCACAAAGAATCACGTTCCCCCTgaccaacacaaacagctcctcT GATGAGGAGGTGATTCTGCAGAACCCTGCAGACGTCCCCGTCTACGTCCAAGTTCTCCCGTTGGCGCTGCTGCCCAGCCCCTCTGTGTTTTCGGGAAAGCTGGCTGACAG GTTGCCGTTGGGAAATTTGTCCAATATCAACATTGATACAAAAACGTTTGAGTTCCAGGTTCACAGAAATCAA acatcTGTAATAAAGAGCAGTTCAGGGTTTGTCGAAGGCTCAACCAGACCGTACGTGTTCAATCTCCTCCTGCTGCCAGGAGAAGTCAAGTCCCTCAGCGTGAGGTTCACCCCTGTCAGCAACCACAGcgtctcctccctcctcatAGTCAG GAATAACCTGACGGTGATCGACACCATCATACTTCACGGACGGGGTACGACGGAGAGCCTCAAAGTTGCAGGGAAGCTTCCAGGACAGGGCAGCTCGCTGAGGTTTAAGATGACCGAGGCCCTGCTGAAGGACTGCACAGAGA aaataaaagtCCGAGAGCCAAACTTCACCCTCAAAAGAACCTTCAGAGTGGAGAACACCGGCTTGCTGCCGATCACCATCAGTTCAGCAGAAATCAACGGACAAGCGTGTGAAGGATATGGGTTTAAAGTCCTCAACTGTCAAGAATTTGCACTCAAGCCAAATGCTTCAAAAGACCTCATCATACT GTTTACACCCGACTTCACTTCATCTCGAGTGATCCGGGAGCTGAAACTGATGACTCGTGGGGGCTCcgagtttgtgtttgtcctgAACGCCTCGCTGCCCTACCACATGTTGGCCGCCTGCGCAGAAACTTTGCCCAGACCGAGCTGGGAGCTGGCACTCTACATCATAGTGTCCGTCGTGATGTG CTCCATGTTTCTGCTGGTGATCGCCACAGCCTACCTGGAGGCTCAGAGCATTTGGGAGCCTTTTAAAAGACGGGTATCTGTGGAATCCAACTCCAGTTTGGAGACTGGGAGACCCTTTAACCTCAGGGATATTGTGCAAATTCCCAATGATTTAAA GTTTAACGACTACAGCGAGGCAACCCAGGCTTCCAGAGGATTATACCCCTCCAGCAATGGGACGGCACGAGCTGGAGGCCGACAAGACAAGAGTCGGACCTTATCAGACTCAGACAGCCAAGATAAGAGGTCCAGGATCCCCTTCAGCCGGCCATCTATTCAAACCATTTCATCTCAGTTGCCCAAAGGAAGTTCATCATCGGGCCAAGATGGCCCTGCAGCTCCGTGCCAGCTAATCAGTCGAAAACCTCGGAACATTAAACAACCGGACCCCCAGGGTCAAAGTTTATCTGGGCCGTCACTTCCTCACATAGACCTCTGCCCCGAGGACCCAGAGTACACCAGCCTGATAGGAGCCATGGACAACGACCTCGACCGTCCAGAGTCGCTCGGTGCAGAAGCTCTGCAAGAGCGGAGTTCTCGGGCCATACAAAACAAAG TGTTGGAAAACAAAGGAAAGcgttcaaaaataaaaagccttaaaaagaaggaagaaaaagagaaaaaatcaTCAGTGAAGACTCCAGGAGAGGACCCCAAAGACAACATGGCCGACAACGACGAcagctcctccaccaccacagAGACCTCTAATCCAGACGTGGAGACAAACCTCAAAGAG GAACCAGTGAAGAAGAAAGGGAGGACTGCAGCatctggaaaggaaaaagaagaaactttaaattTCCCAAGCAAacccaaagaaaagaaacaagaaccTTCAAAGAAAGAGAACCCAACAGAGAAATCCAG TTCTCTGGAGCTGCCGTATGTAACGCCGCTGGAGAACAAGCGAAGGAGCTTCACATCCAAAGCTCTCCACCCCATTGCCCCGAAGACGAGACCCACGCAGAAACAGAGAA CAGATGGGAAGCCGGAGGACGGGCGCCCGTCCCTTTTAGCCAAACTGTCGTCCAGCTCCTCTGTGCCGGAGCTGGgccacagcagcagctctgaaggCGAGAAGGAGTTCGCTTCTCCCGAGTGGGACGTCCCTCTTTCTAATAACGCCGTCC AGGCGGACAGTCTACAGCAGATCTCCCTCCAGACCATAAACGCAGACCCCTTCCTGAAGAGGTCGGCCACAGCTGGGACCTGCTCtcctccccccacctcccccagcTTACTGTCCCGAGGCTCCTACAGCAGCGTGCTCAACAGTAACAG TGAAATAAATCCCAAAAAAGCCCCGGGAAATAAACTGTCCACCGGCACTCCACTCCCGGGCAAAAACGGAAACCCCACCTTCGCTGCTGTGGCTGCAGGTTACGACAAAAGCCCGG GCGGTTCTGGCCCGGGTAAAACCGACAGCCAAGGCAAGACTCTGGTGCACACGACCTCAGTGGAAAGTGACAGCTTGGACAG TTCTGCATTATGGAGTCCAATAGACTCGACCAGCAGCCCAAACTACCAGTCTGCCAACTCTTTCTCAGCATTTGGGCCCAACAACAACTTCAACCTGATGAGAG tttTCAGCGGAATGAATCTCTCAAAGCCATCTGAGCCGCAGACGAGCTGGCCAGAGTTCAGCAGCGTCTCCTCGTCCATCTGGAACAACCCGAGCAGCGACTCTCTGCACTCCTGGCCCAGCAGCTCCGGCTCACCAACCACCCCAACTTCA tcACTCCTGGAGAACACGACTAATCCGTGGTCGGCGCCGACGCCCTTCAGCAGCTCCATCTGGTCGACCAGCCCAGATTTGCCACTGCACCCCTTTTCACCACCGACCAGCTCGGCCGCGCTGACCAACCTGGTGAACAGCCCTGCCCCGCCGTCCCCCGCCTCCGCCGAGATGAGCCGCACCTTCAACCCCTGGAGCGCGTGGCGTCCCACCCTGAGCCGGCGCAGCTCCGAGCCCTGGCCCAGCTCTGCCGACAACGACAATTAA